In Gammaproteobacteria bacterium, one genomic interval encodes:
- a CDS encoding prepilin-type N-terminal cleavage/methylation domain-containing protein, which yields MKSTKGFTLIELMVTLAVAAILIAVAVPNFGQLIADNR from the coding sequence ATGAAAAGTACAAAGGGCTTCACACTCATCGAATTGATGGTCACGCTTGCCGTGGCGGCGATTCTGATTGCGGTGGCGGTGCCCAACTTTGGTCAGCTGATTGCCGACAACCGA